A genomic window from Rhodococcus sp. KBS0724 includes:
- a CDS encoding metal-dependent transcriptional regulator — MKEIVNTTEMYLRTIYDLNEDCVPVRQSRLIERMRQAAPTVFQTVARMKRAGLVSIDDDNRIGLTEEGSIRAIEVTRKHRLAERLLTDIINMPATLVHGEACRWQHVMSEAAERRIVDILGGPTTSPWGNPIPGLEHFGITVEKSVAATKLADISESTLPVVGIVRCISEHAQSDPELITFLVNAGVIPGARVTIRLCEKSYAVRGLDEIKLPMKLAHIIDVDCGT, encoded by the coding sequence GTGAAGGAAATCGTCAACACCACTGAAATGTATCTGCGCACCATCTACGACCTCAACGAGGACTGCGTCCCGGTGCGGCAATCCCGACTGATCGAACGAATGCGCCAAGCTGCGCCGACGGTATTCCAAACTGTGGCACGTATGAAACGCGCCGGTCTGGTCTCGATCGACGACGATAACCGAATCGGACTTACCGAGGAGGGAAGCATCCGTGCCATCGAGGTCACTCGCAAACATCGACTTGCCGAGCGACTGCTCACCGACATCATCAATATGCCGGCAACACTCGTGCACGGGGAAGCTTGTCGTTGGCAACATGTCATGAGCGAGGCCGCCGAGCGCCGCATCGTCGACATCCTCGGTGGCCCGACTACGTCTCCGTGGGGAAACCCCATTCCAGGGTTGGAGCACTTCGGGATCACGGTTGAAAAATCCGTTGCAGCAACAAAATTGGCCGACATTTCGGAATCGACACTGCCTGTAGTCGGCATCGTCCGGTGCATCTCCGAGCATGCCCAGTCCGACCCCGAACTCATCACATTTCTGGTGAACGCCGGCGTCATTCCCGGTGCCCGCGTGACGATTCGGCTATGCGAGAAGTCCTACGCCGTCCGAGGGCTGGACGAAATAAAGCTTCCGATGAAACTGGCCCACATTATCGATGTCGACTGCGGTACTTGA
- a CDS encoding bifunctional diguanylate cyclase/phosphodiesterase has translation MVFEPRSALLGEVRALTAAQRRDLRSRQITVSFTMLPWASAVHLLVVFGLSIYVVPEDGGLWLRVWPIAAGVVGVVGAYVGFAVRRGAIMQSDRLAFSFLVFEFAAAGILYSVLAIVLYPILDAAGDLMMTATMAAIIGAGALATAVLRSLGVIWIASSTVTLGIAFWQQPGPEFGRLLISLLVYGSALIAGTIVVSGHIEGRYKAELSAAAERTVAQMLLDDFEGNAADFVWETDSKGRFLRIPSRLAFDAGIDPAAVRGVSWQELFAELGSYDLPGGRDALLELETARSAKDAFVDVMLPVRVRDAIRWWKLSGRPAPALAPDDFVWRGVGSDVTDVKIQSDEIVRMGLIDALTGMPNRHNFWLELERSVRNSEQGKPRIALAMLDLDNFKSVNDTLGHSIGDEVLKEVGARMAEVGGASHLCARLGGDEFAILFREVDDHDSVHTDLLSYVDILREPILVSGNRLDIGCSIGFHVPDAPGQTADALLIAADLALYAAKESGRGTILQYQHSMQLIATRRAHLLEDIGNGISPDDIELSFLPQLDVASRAIVAVEVKATWNNPRLGMVPATEFMVVVDDAGLSSTVGSVLFEKACSAASRMPGDIRLAISVSGRELESDGLVDHVADALGRWGVLARRIELQLTESSAISDRAMAGMRGVAGLGVSLTVDEFGAGFSSLASLSDLPFTRVRVDRSFSGTVRGQWPILAAVVTLVESLGLEAVMLGVDSEEQLAAAADMKVQTVQGRVAGDAMTLEQLMRIVSVHHE, from the coding sequence ATGGTTTTCGAACCGCGTTCGGCACTGCTCGGCGAGGTACGCGCCCTGACAGCGGCGCAGCGTCGTGACCTCAGGAGCCGGCAGATCACGGTCAGCTTCACGATGCTGCCGTGGGCCTCAGCGGTACACCTTCTGGTGGTGTTCGGATTATCGATATATGTCGTTCCCGAAGACGGCGGCCTGTGGCTCAGGGTCTGGCCGATTGCCGCCGGAGTAGTCGGCGTTGTCGGCGCGTATGTGGGTTTTGCCGTCAGGCGAGGAGCGATCATGCAGTCCGATCGCCTCGCCTTTTCTTTCCTGGTATTCGAGTTTGCTGCAGCCGGCATTCTTTATTCAGTGCTTGCGATTGTCTTGTACCCGATTCTCGACGCCGCCGGTGACCTGATGATGACGGCCACGATGGCGGCGATCATCGGTGCGGGCGCACTCGCCACGGCGGTGCTGCGCTCGCTGGGGGTCATCTGGATTGCCTCGAGCACGGTAACTCTCGGCATCGCTTTCTGGCAGCAACCGGGCCCGGAATTCGGACGGCTTCTGATCAGTCTCCTGGTGTATGGAAGTGCACTGATCGCCGGCACGATCGTGGTGTCCGGGCATATCGAAGGGCGCTACAAAGCTGAGCTCAGCGCCGCGGCAGAGCGCACTGTCGCACAAATGCTGCTCGACGATTTCGAAGGTAATGCCGCGGACTTTGTGTGGGAGACCGATAGCAAAGGTCGGTTCTTGCGGATTCCCAGCAGACTCGCGTTCGACGCCGGGATCGATCCTGCCGCGGTGCGAGGTGTGTCGTGGCAGGAACTTTTTGCCGAGTTGGGGTCTTACGACCTACCAGGCGGACGTGACGCGTTATTGGAACTCGAGACGGCGCGTAGTGCAAAGGACGCGTTTGTCGACGTCATGCTTCCGGTGCGGGTACGTGACGCCATACGGTGGTGGAAACTGTCCGGGCGACCTGCACCAGCGCTGGCACCCGACGATTTTGTCTGGCGCGGCGTCGGCTCTGACGTCACCGATGTGAAGATTCAGAGCGACGAAATCGTTCGTATGGGATTGATCGACGCACTGACCGGAATGCCCAACCGGCACAATTTCTGGCTGGAACTCGAACGTAGCGTGCGTAACTCGGAGCAGGGGAAACCTCGGATCGCGCTGGCGATGCTGGATCTGGACAACTTCAAATCGGTGAACGACACGCTGGGACATTCGATCGGCGACGAAGTGTTGAAAGAGGTGGGAGCACGAATGGCGGAGGTGGGCGGTGCATCACACCTCTGTGCGCGCCTCGGCGGTGACGAGTTCGCAATCTTGTTCCGAGAGGTCGACGATCACGACAGCGTGCACACGGATTTGCTGAGTTACGTCGATATTCTCCGAGAACCGATCTTGGTGTCCGGCAACCGGCTGGATATCGGATGCAGCATAGGTTTCCACGTTCCGGATGCTCCCGGACAAACCGCTGATGCGTTACTGATTGCGGCGGATCTTGCACTCTACGCCGCCAAGGAATCGGGCCGAGGAACAATCCTCCAGTATCAGCATTCGATGCAACTGATTGCGACCAGGCGCGCACATCTGTTGGAAGACATAGGAAATGGCATCTCCCCGGATGATATCGAGCTCAGCTTTCTGCCGCAGCTCGACGTGGCTTCGCGTGCGATAGTCGCGGTAGAGGTCAAGGCGACATGGAATAACCCGAGACTGGGAATGGTCCCCGCAACGGAATTCATGGTTGTTGTCGATGACGCCGGACTGTCATCGACCGTCGGCTCAGTGCTTTTCGAGAAGGCATGTAGCGCTGCGTCGAGAATGCCGGGTGACATCAGGTTGGCGATCAGCGTATCCGGGCGCGAACTCGAATCGGATGGGCTTGTCGACCATGTTGCAGACGCATTGGGCAGATGGGGTGTTCTCGCTCGTCGAATCGAGTTGCAGCTCACCGAATCATCGGCGATCTCGGATCGAGCTATGGCTGGGATGCGTGGAGTTGCCGGGCTTGGTGTTTCGTTGACCGTCGACGAATTCGGAGCTGGATTCTCGTCCCTTGCATCGCTGTCGGATCTGCCCTTCACCCGCGTCCGCGTCGATCGATCATTCTCGGGAACCGTTCGGGGGCAATGGCCGATTCTTGCCGCCGTTGTGACCTTGGTCGAGTCGTTGGGCCTGGAGGCAGTGATGCTGGGGGTCGACAGCGAGGAGCAACTCGCGGCCGCTGCTGACATGAAAGTCCAGACGGTGCAGGGTCGAGTCGCGGGTGACGCGATGACGCTCGAGCAACTGATGCGGATCGTGTCGGTGCACCATGAGTGA
- a CDS encoding response regulator transcription factor, with product MRILVVDDDRNVAETVRRMLVAEGWVVDVEHDGRAGLEKATTEHFDVVILDIMMPVLNGYEVVRQLRRDGVWTPVLMLTAKDGEYDQADAFDFGADDYLTKPFSFVVLIARLRALVRRGAPERPVVLTAGSLSVDPAAHVAKRGDVELTLAPREFGMLEFLMRRKGEVVTKTEILQSVWDINYRGDENVVEVYVSYLRRRIDTPFGCKSIETIRGVGYRLAADGGG from the coding sequence GTGCGAATTCTTGTGGTGGACGACGACCGAAACGTCGCGGAAACTGTGCGGCGGATGCTCGTGGCCGAAGGCTGGGTCGTGGACGTGGAACATGACGGCCGCGCCGGACTGGAGAAGGCGACCACCGAACATTTCGACGTCGTCATTCTCGACATCATGATGCCCGTCCTCAACGGGTACGAGGTGGTACGGCAATTGCGTCGCGACGGTGTGTGGACACCCGTGTTGATGTTGACCGCCAAGGACGGAGAGTACGACCAGGCCGACGCCTTCGATTTCGGTGCTGACGACTACCTGACCAAGCCCTTCTCGTTTGTCGTGCTGATCGCGCGCTTGCGGGCGCTGGTGCGCCGCGGCGCACCGGAGCGGCCGGTTGTGTTGACTGCTGGGTCGCTGAGCGTCGATCCCGCAGCTCACGTCGCCAAACGAGGAGATGTCGAATTGACTTTGGCGCCGCGGGAATTCGGAATGCTCGAGTTCTTGATGCGACGCAAAGGCGAAGTCGTGACCAAAACCGAAATCCTCCAGTCCGTGTGGGACATCAATTACCGAGGTGACGAGAACGTCGTGGAGGTGTACGTCAGCTACCTGCGGCGACGGATCGACACCCCCTTCGGATGCAAGTCGATCGAGACGATCCGCGGAGTAGGCTACCGACTCGCAGCCGACGGCGGAGGTTAG
- a CDS encoding DUF501 domain-containing protein, whose protein sequence is MSKPSENSPHVAQADLDAVAAQLGREPRGVLEIAYRSPDGTPGVVKTAPKLPDGTPFPTLYYLTDPRLTAEASRQESAGVMREMTERLTQDPELAAAYRRAYESYLAERDAIESLGTDFAGGGMPDRVKCLHVLMAHSLAKGPGVNPLGDESVALAGKGKLRGTAIPADWPGIDDAVDPEK, encoded by the coding sequence GTGAGCAAGCCGTCCGAAAATTCCCCTCACGTCGCGCAGGCCGATCTTGACGCCGTCGCAGCTCAGTTGGGCCGTGAGCCGCGCGGAGTGCTCGAGATTGCGTACCGCAGTCCCGATGGCACACCCGGCGTGGTCAAGACAGCTCCCAAACTTCCTGACGGAACACCTTTCCCGACGCTGTACTACTTGACGGATCCCCGGCTGACCGCGGAGGCCAGCCGTCAGGAATCTGCCGGTGTGATGCGTGAGATGACCGAGCGCCTGACGCAGGATCCTGAGTTGGCTGCCGCGTACCGCCGTGCGTACGAGTCGTATCTTGCCGAGCGTGACGCCATCGAATCCCTCGGTACCGACTTTGCCGGCGGCGGGATGCCGGATCGCGTCAAGTGCCTGCACGTTCTGATGGCGCATTCACTGGCCAAGGGGCCGGGCGTCAATCCGCTCGGTGACGAGTCGGTAGCTCTGGCAGGGAAGGGCAAGCTGCGCGGCACCGCCATTCCCGCTGACTGGCCGGGCATCGACGACGCAGTAGATCCCGAGAAGTGA
- a CDS encoding TraR/DksA C4-type zinc finger protein — MQDFHATIGLERRRAEHRLASLREGLESIIEGSRWTTDDDEHDPEGSTIAFERAKIASLIADTEAELRDLDAATTRLRSGEYGICEVCQKSIADARLEALPTARQCIECVRRSR, encoded by the coding sequence ATGCAGGATTTCCACGCGACCATCGGCCTTGAACGGCGGCGGGCAGAGCACCGATTGGCATCACTCCGCGAAGGACTCGAATCCATAATCGAAGGTTCCCGCTGGACGACTGACGACGATGAACACGATCCCGAGGGGTCGACTATCGCGTTCGAGCGGGCCAAAATCGCGTCTCTAATTGCCGATACCGAAGCCGAATTGCGGGATTTGGATGCGGCGACAACCCGCCTCCGGTCAGGTGAATACGGAATCTGTGAGGTCTGCCAGAAGTCGATTGCAGACGCCAGACTGGAGGCGCTACCCACTGCGCGGCAGTGCATCGAGTGTGTGCGACGGAGTCGATGA
- a CDS encoding tellurium resistance protein translates to MAIDYTRRPSESTPPTGSVNLSKITLTKAAPTVNLAKAGERQGNMRVNLNWSQGAAPKKTGFLAKLAGAGSGAVDLDLGCLYELADGSKGVVQALGNSFGALNTPPYIMLDGDDRSGSNTGGENMHINLADPSVFRRILIFAMIYDGAPNWAAVDGVVTLIPTSGPQVEVRLDSASNQARICAIAFIQSSGQGVSVTREVQYINGSQSDLDRAYSWGMQWSAGRK, encoded by the coding sequence ATGGCAATCGACTACACCCGGCGCCCCTCGGAATCCACGCCCCCCACAGGCTCGGTCAATCTGAGCAAGATCACACTGACCAAGGCCGCACCGACGGTCAATCTCGCCAAGGCCGGCGAACGCCAGGGAAACATGCGCGTGAATCTCAACTGGTCACAAGGCGCCGCCCCGAAGAAGACGGGTTTTCTGGCCAAACTAGCCGGCGCGGGATCTGGCGCAGTAGATCTTGACCTCGGCTGTCTCTACGAACTCGCAGACGGCTCCAAAGGGGTTGTCCAGGCACTGGGCAACAGCTTCGGAGCGTTGAACACCCCGCCGTACATCATGTTGGACGGTGACGATCGCAGCGGTTCCAACACCGGCGGCGAGAACATGCACATCAATCTCGCCGACCCGAGCGTCTTCCGACGGATTCTCATCTTCGCGATGATCTACGACGGCGCACCCAACTGGGCCGCCGTCGACGGCGTCGTCACCCTGATACCGACCAGCGGCCCCCAGGTGGAAGTTCGACTGGACTCTGCGAGCAATCAGGCGCGCATCTGCGCAATCGCCTTCATCCAGAGTTCCGGGCAAGGCGTGAGCGTTACCCGGGAAGTGCAGTACATCAACGGCAGCCAGTCCGACCTCGACCGCGCATACAGTTGGGGCATGCAGTGGTCTGCGGGGCGTAAATAA
- a CDS encoding bifunctional diguanylate cyclase/phosphodiesterase, whose product MTRLKTREPSWEITGLVVMAVQVLVWGALLAWAAVVLFPLLEAAEELTLTAILLGGIVVGIVPVVMFRGLTTVWILFVGGGLAWGFWTEPGPERWVLLALLGVYLVSLQCGTLVLATVFERRLRAELTAEDQRDLVELLLNDLEDGAQDWLWETDDEGVAVVVSHRFAESVGLPVDEIRGRTMNEILRSVGADRTATGRSALDQLVECLDSGDEFRDLELDVWIGGRSRRWSMSGHRGSNRLSDGGWRGVGSDITRIHQQREYIRELAEVDSLTGLQNRYTFSAQLSEMIAGGAGIWLAMLDLDNFKSINDRWGHRVGDDVLVDVAARLNAVLRPTEICARLGGDEFAVAFSGIDDGQEVKARFQAIVDAIDVPFVFAGNSIRVRGSLGYGCLPNDATTLDDLVVVADLALYHAKVSGRNQIRRFDSTLRERATGRARALLDLRMAVQNGEFELAYQPQVSAATGAVVGFEALLRWNHPVSGVVSPADFIPVAEETGLIVPIGAEVLRTASALATTWPDHVRIAVNVSQVQLRSVGYVESVREVLRETGLAAERLELEVTESLVIDDSDREVLVRIAELGVAIAMDDFGTGYSSVASLSMLPVDRLKIDRAFVSQLDVDPTESRTAVFRAIVDIAESMGLETVAEGVETDRQRAVVTECGCRVVQGYLEGRPMPAADVDAFIESRRKNRLSSAAE is encoded by the coding sequence TTGACGCGGCTCAAGACGCGCGAGCCCTCGTGGGAGATCACGGGCCTTGTCGTCATGGCGGTTCAGGTACTCGTGTGGGGGGCGCTGCTGGCGTGGGCGGCGGTAGTTCTCTTCCCGCTTCTCGAAGCTGCCGAAGAATTGACGCTGACGGCAATCTTGTTGGGAGGCATAGTAGTAGGGATCGTTCCGGTAGTCATGTTCCGGGGTTTGACGACAGTGTGGATCTTGTTTGTCGGCGGGGGTCTGGCGTGGGGGTTCTGGACTGAACCGGGCCCGGAGCGTTGGGTGCTACTGGCATTGCTCGGCGTCTATCTCGTCTCACTCCAATGCGGCACATTGGTATTGGCAACCGTTTTCGAGCGTCGCCTCCGAGCCGAACTTACTGCGGAAGATCAGCGCGATCTTGTCGAACTCCTACTCAACGACCTCGAAGACGGTGCGCAGGACTGGCTGTGGGAAACCGATGACGAGGGCGTCGCGGTGGTTGTGTCCCATCGTTTTGCGGAGAGTGTCGGATTGCCGGTCGACGAGATTCGTGGACGGACGATGAACGAGATTCTCCGAAGCGTCGGAGCCGACCGAACAGCGACCGGTCGCAGTGCCCTTGACCAACTTGTCGAATGTCTTGACAGCGGTGACGAATTCCGTGACCTCGAACTGGACGTGTGGATCGGTGGTCGATCTCGACGGTGGTCGATGTCGGGGCATCGTGGGAGCAACCGGCTTTCCGACGGCGGGTGGCGCGGTGTCGGCTCCGACATCACTCGCATTCATCAGCAACGGGAGTACATTCGCGAGCTGGCCGAGGTGGATTCGCTCACCGGACTTCAAAATCGCTACACATTCAGTGCGCAGTTGTCGGAGATGATCGCCGGCGGAGCCGGCATCTGGCTGGCCATGCTCGATCTCGACAACTTCAAGTCGATCAACGACCGCTGGGGGCATCGTGTCGGTGATGACGTACTGGTCGATGTGGCGGCGCGGTTGAACGCAGTGCTGCGCCCGACGGAAATCTGTGCCCGTCTCGGTGGAGACGAATTTGCCGTGGCTTTCAGCGGGATCGACGACGGTCAGGAAGTCAAGGCTCGGTTCCAGGCGATCGTCGATGCGATAGACGTTCCCTTCGTCTTTGCCGGCAACTCGATCAGGGTTCGGGGAAGCCTCGGATACGGCTGCCTCCCGAATGATGCGACGACCCTCGATGATTTGGTAGTTGTCGCGGACCTCGCGCTCTATCACGCGAAGGTGAGCGGCCGGAATCAGATTCGACGCTTCGACTCGACTCTGCGTGAGCGCGCTACCGGTAGGGCCAGGGCACTGCTGGATCTTCGGATGGCGGTGCAGAACGGTGAGTTCGAACTTGCTTACCAACCACAGGTGTCGGCGGCCACTGGAGCCGTCGTGGGGTTCGAGGCGTTATTGAGGTGGAATCACCCCGTGTCCGGTGTAGTTTCACCGGCTGATTTCATCCCGGTCGCGGAGGAAACAGGTCTGATCGTTCCCATCGGGGCGGAGGTCTTGCGCACCGCGTCCGCTTTGGCGACGACCTGGCCGGACCACGTGCGCATTGCGGTGAATGTCTCTCAGGTGCAGTTGCGTTCGGTGGGGTACGTCGAATCCGTTCGCGAAGTTCTCCGCGAGACAGGCTTGGCTGCGGAGAGACTCGAGCTCGAGGTGACCGAATCGTTGGTCATCGACGACTCGGATCGAGAAGTCCTGGTTCGTATCGCGGAGTTGGGTGTTGCCATCGCAATGGATGATTTCGGTACCGGGTACTCCTCGGTTGCGAGCCTGTCCATGCTGCCCGTGGACAGATTGAAGATCGACCGCGCTTTTGTGAGCCAACTGGACGTAGACCCGACGGAGTCGAGAACCGCGGTATTTCGCGCCATTGTCGACATTGCCGAGTCGATGGGCTTGGAAACCGTTGCCGAGGGCGTCGAAACCGACCGTCAAAGAGCCGTAGTGACCGAGTGTGGGTGTCGCGTCGTCCAGGGTTATCTGGAAGGCCGTCCGATGCCGGCGGCCGACGTCGACGCGTTCATCGAGTCTCGCCGGAAGAACAGATTGTCCTCGGCCGCTGAGTGA
- a CDS encoding Ppx/GppA phosphatase family protein has translation MTVRVAAVDCGTNSIRLLIADVGADGRLVDVRREMRVVRLGQGVDATGTLAPEAIERTRIALVEYAGMIADAEASAVRMVATSATRDASNRDDFFTMTQEVLGSVIPGAGAEVISGDEEARLSFSGAVGELDPSEGPFVVVDLGGGSTELVLGDSAGVQAAYSTDIGCVRVTERCLHSDPPTDEQVSEATEFASAKLAEAFSVVPIEKARTLVGVAGTMTTLSAIAQDLPDYDADKVHLSRISFGRLIDVCERLTAMPRAERANFGPMHPGRVDVIGGGAIVTTILARAFEDKAGITELVVSEHDILDGIAMSIPLRTAQ, from the coding sequence GTGACAGTGCGCGTTGCCGCCGTCGACTGCGGCACCAATTCCATCCGCCTACTGATCGCTGATGTCGGGGCAGACGGACGATTGGTCGACGTCCGCCGTGAAATGCGGGTTGTCCGCCTCGGTCAAGGTGTCGACGCAACAGGAACTTTGGCTCCCGAAGCCATCGAACGCACACGGATCGCATTGGTCGAGTACGCGGGCATGATCGCCGACGCCGAAGCAAGTGCCGTTCGCATGGTTGCCACCTCGGCGACGCGCGATGCATCCAACCGCGACGACTTCTTCACGATGACGCAGGAAGTGCTGGGTAGCGTGATCCCCGGCGCGGGCGCTGAGGTGATCTCCGGAGACGAGGAAGCACGACTGTCCTTCAGTGGCGCTGTGGGAGAGCTCGATCCGTCTGAAGGCCCCTTTGTGGTGGTCGATCTCGGTGGCGGTTCCACAGAGCTGGTTCTCGGCGACTCTGCTGGTGTTCAGGCTGCGTATTCCACCGACATCGGCTGTGTTCGGGTGACCGAACGGTGCCTGCATTCCGATCCTCCGACCGATGAACAGGTCTCCGAGGCAACAGAATTCGCGTCCGCCAAGCTTGCGGAAGCCTTCTCGGTGGTACCCATCGAGAAAGCGCGCACCTTGGTTGGTGTTGCGGGAACAATGACCACGCTTTCGGCAATTGCGCAGGACCTGCCGGACTACGACGCAGACAAAGTGCACTTGTCCCGAATTTCCTTCGGCCGTTTGATCGACGTGTGTGAGCGACTCACCGCGATGCCACGCGCCGAGCGAGCAAATTTCGGGCCGATGCATCCCGGTCGCGTGGACGTGATCGGCGGCGGAGCGATTGTCACGACCATCCTCGCGCGAGCCTTCGAGGACAAGGCGGGAATCACAGAACTTGTGGTCAGCGAGCACGACATCCTCGACGGTATTGCCATGTCGATCCCGCTTCGCACCGCCCAATAG
- a CDS encoding DUF3703 domain-containing protein, whose translation MTRMPERIRAAYNAEMYDVGTTSDDAQKWIHLEQAHILAQPYPWPHTRNHIAMLTLAVRQRDWSEARGQLVRIVVAAPGSALRRYPSGNTGRTTAGLTTPMPIPDHLANLLTNST comes from the coding sequence ATGACAAGGATGCCCGAGCGTATTCGCGCCGCGTACAACGCCGAAATGTACGACGTCGGAACTACCAGCGACGACGCACAGAAATGGATTCACCTCGAGCAGGCGCACATCTTGGCGCAGCCCTACCCGTGGCCACATACGCGCAATCACATCGCGATGCTCACTCTCGCAGTGCGACAACGTGACTGGAGTGAAGCTCGAGGTCAACTCGTGCGGATCGTTGTTGCTGCGCCCGGTTCCGCTCTGCGCCGCTACCCCTCCGGCAACACCGGACGCACTACTGCTGGGCTCACGACACCGATGCCGATACCGGATCATCTGGCCAACCTTCTCACCAATTCGACTTAG
- a CDS encoding ATP-binding protein has translation MHSSLTAWTGRIRRRLRPVRTRLTVLATLLMALTLTVAAGAVLYALHQSSRQSADVATTARARQIAAVVESKGLAGLDESLLTDSRYVDIIQVVDDAGRVVFSGERYPAGPLSSGMNPGEERRESGLQTTPDGPLYRGALIGVLAPGGEPVTVEVGAAERRLDSLFRFVAALAAVVIPTIVIGTAVLTYYFVTRTLKPVDDIRKQVDDITGGDLDQRVPVPDTGDEIATLATTMNAMLDRIGTARAEQMRFVNDASHELNSPLTTLVGLLDLSRTTQQPIDPDTVATVMMPEALRLQGMVSDLLFLARADEHGVPLRLADVDLDEVVSAEVARLEAFGRQTITAKISAVRVQGDGEKLARVLRNIADNASRHTRDRLDFAITVDADRRHVSVTVSDNGPGIADADKSRVLQRFVRLDTVRERSSGGSGLGLAIVDEIVRAHHGSVTVADAPGGGAVVGFRLPVAPWVD, from the coding sequence GTGCACTCCTCACTCACTGCGTGGACCGGCCGCATTCGGCGGCGGCTCAGGCCTGTGCGTACCCGTCTGACGGTGCTGGCGACATTGCTCATGGCACTCACGTTGACTGTTGCGGCCGGGGCAGTGCTCTACGCCCTGCACCAGTCGTCGCGGCAATCCGCCGACGTGGCAACAACTGCCCGCGCGAGGCAGATTGCGGCAGTTGTCGAGTCGAAGGGGCTCGCCGGCCTCGACGAGTCGTTGCTGACCGACAGCCGATACGTCGACATCATCCAGGTGGTGGACGACGCTGGGCGCGTGGTGTTCAGTGGGGAGCGCTATCCGGCCGGTCCGCTCTCCTCGGGGATGAATCCTGGCGAGGAACGACGGGAAAGCGGTCTGCAAACAACCCCGGATGGCCCCCTGTATCGGGGCGCACTTATCGGTGTACTCGCTCCCGGGGGCGAACCGGTCACAGTGGAGGTCGGCGCGGCGGAGCGTCGACTCGACTCGCTCTTCCGCTTTGTTGCCGCGCTGGCTGCTGTGGTGATCCCGACCATCGTGATCGGGACAGCTGTCCTGACCTATTACTTTGTCACCCGGACACTGAAACCGGTTGACGATATTCGCAAACAGGTCGACGACATTACCGGCGGAGATCTTGATCAGCGGGTGCCGGTACCCGATACCGGGGACGAGATCGCCACTCTGGCAACCACAATGAATGCGATGCTCGACCGCATCGGCACTGCCCGAGCAGAGCAGATGCGCTTCGTGAACGACGCGTCGCACGAGCTCAACAGTCCGCTGACCACACTGGTGGGTCTGCTTGATCTGTCCCGAACAACGCAGCAGCCCATCGACCCGGATACCGTGGCGACGGTCATGATGCCTGAGGCGCTTCGGCTACAGGGAATGGTCTCGGACCTGCTGTTCCTGGCGCGCGCCGACGAGCACGGAGTGCCGTTGCGGCTGGCCGACGTTGACCTCGACGAAGTGGTCAGCGCCGAGGTTGCACGCCTCGAAGCGTTTGGCCGCCAAACGATTACCGCGAAGATCAGCGCTGTGCGGGTGCAAGGCGACGGTGAGAAACTTGCTCGAGTCTTGCGGAACATCGCGGACAATGCGTCCCGTCACACCCGTGACCGTCTGGACTTCGCAATAACCGTCGATGCCGATCGGCGCCACGTGAGTGTGACCGTGTCCGACAACGGGCCGGGGATTGCCGATGCCGATAAATCGCGGGTCTTGCAACGCTTTGTCCGTCTGGACACCGTCCGCGAACGCAGCAGTGGCGGTTCGGGTCTCGGTCTGGCGATTGTCGACGAGATCGTGCGGGCGCACCACGGAAGCGTCACTGTCGCAGACGCACCCGGCGGTGGGGCCGTTGTCGGATTCAGGCTCCCGGTAGCGCCGTGGGTCGACTAA